A single window of Malus sylvestris chromosome 5, drMalSylv7.2, whole genome shotgun sequence DNA harbors:
- the LOC126622083 gene encoding autophagy-related protein 2, whose translation MFPWNIAKSAEAMFSRWAVKRVCKFLLKKKLGQFILGDIDADQLDVQLSEGTIQLNDLALNVDFLNQNFGAAASVIIKEGSIGSLLVRLPWKGKGCEVEVDELELVLNLCAENNSPASAESCNLDKDANPGTLDGDMADDAAKSASRDVHEGVKTIAKMVKWFLTSFHVTIKRLIVAFDPCLEKNGKTLGCSSTLVLRILETECGTCVSEDDSQNSDARFDNFLGISQLTNFVKFQGASLELLQMNDADNQTCSPCQSERTFDEFFPKCRPPGATTPILVGKRGGFSGNIKLSIPWKNGSLDIRKVDADVSIEPLELRFQPSTTKWSLLAWEKYKNLVKDKTNHKPADSVYLDSTSHCISPRSVYSTTDKVRPSCGSFPTESSSFTLQESVAEPLLPGSHLISDWVPFFIHQNKKDGIEELDFGASVDQFFECFDGMRSSQSALGNSGMWNWTCSVFTAITAASSLASGSLHVPPEQQHVETNLKAALAGISVVFSFQDEKQTHFCDNKGVDSDVLYLGAECRDILLVTQVCPQEIRFKGTMEYIEVANYSSYKEDTSEFGFQRSNANINSHTLSVQHLQADVQSVLPLLPSSFEDTVVEVPFGYKDVVRTTLLKTSGVTHCQFTVSSSTSNGSLCRTSFSLKLPHFVFWVDFSFLNMLLELSNEVGKPVKTNGNQTEFSSESSNKKHGSSHGDLRRSSSRVKTLSSTETQRGDILIPNARIILCFHDKGGKDVRGFSSWDQFIALEFSSPSNFNKGVQDRGPTLDARSEKMYFSTATRSLHLNVGNLDIFLVSPANKDNAGISSGNMQRHTFAAKKIMSASNSTGRLSVISMLWQEGYVTGPWIAKKAKCLAGFEESRSISKFVGKDHEFASVSTVKDLQDLNSQTQQEIILSSAFSLHVCLPSVSINLDYSQYRGLYCLLDQMLNDLSSDCDSVNFKEASSASQTSILVSCDSVEILISLDVKEIVKSSIQSELPGSWHQLKLKIQKLDMLSVSNIGGISGANFFWLAHGEGKLWGSITGIPDQEFLLIACSNSTMKRGDGGGSNALSSRLAGSDIVHLWDPKSFHGSTSVTVRCATIVALGGRLDWADALCSFFIIPCENEAEKCNKKDEFSAPRGSSFVLNLVDIGLSYEPYLKNVVVRSEASDSEPSSSYVKEEMGKEHVSCLLAASSLNLSNSTRSGSVENDYRIRVQDLGLLLRLMSKPEDVGGIYSAVHLHKIGYVKVAREALVEATLRTNCNSGLLWEVECSKSHIYVETCHDTMSSLLRLAAQLQQIFAPDMEESVMHLQTRWNKVQQEQESRGFHDEARNCGSDPLRATSQLHTAGAVTESETQLVGLMDEICDDAFLLDKNQTCHSESQIGISFDQDLGEAHYSSIATPDILSLGAPYDGSVPEAELESSQTSFLQEGNVLELIEGYCLSDLRPLSELSANRQSSNEIVKCKSKNFINGDVGGESNGWYGTSISILENHIPEACENSMTQSAEDNLPFIEGIKCNDFGKAIGRVLLKNIDVRWRMLSGSDWHDSRSTGQRSVDFSGRDATVCLELALSGMEFQYDIFPVGGICVSKLSLSVQDFYLYDRSKEAPWKLVLGYYHSKDRPRKSSSKAFKLDLESVRPDPLTPLEEYRLRVALLPMLLHLHQSQLDFLINFFAAKSSSTDHSPGGHQDADGSKVLPVKSNDLAGHTIEEEAFLPYFQKFDIWPILVRVDYSPSRVDLAALRGGKYVELVNLVPWKGVELQLKHVHAVGIYGWGSVCETIIGEWLEEISQNQIHKILRGLPTIRSLVAVSAGARKLVSLPIESYRKDKKLLKGMQRGTIAFLRSISLEAVGLGVHLAAGAYDILLQAEYLLTGIPSVPWSVPHKMKTNVRSNQPIDAQQGIHQAYESLSDGLGKSASALIRTPLKKYQRGAGAGPALATAARAVPAAAITPASACASAVHCALLGFRNSLDPERKKESIEKYLGPPQPWEQN comes from the exons ATGTTTCCGTGGAACATCGCGAAGTCGGCGGAGGCGATGTTCTCGCGGTGGGCCGTGAAGAGAGTATGCAAGTTCCTGTTGAAGAAGAAGTTGGGGCAGTTCATATTAGGCGACATCGACGCCGACCAGCTCGATGTCCAGCTCTCCGAGGGCACCATTCAGCTCAACGACCTCGCGCTTAACGTCGATTTTCTTAATCAGAAT TTCGGTGCAGCAGCATCGGTGATAATAAAAGAAGGATCTATTGGCTCCCTATTAGTTAGACTGCCTTGGAAGGGCAAAGGTTGTGAGGTTGAAGTGGATGAACTGGAGCTGGTGTTAAATCTGTGCGCAGAGAATAACTCACCAGCTAGTGCCGAAAGTTGCAACCTGGATAAGGATGCCAACCCAGGGACGTTAGATGGTGACATGGCAGACGATGCTGCAAAATCTGCTTCCAGGGATGTGCATGAAGGTGTTAAAACAATTGCAAAGATGGTAAAGTGGTTTCTCACGAGCTTCCACGTAACGATAAAAAGGTTGATTGTTGCATTTGATCCTTGTTTAGAGAAGAATGGAAAGACATTAGGGTGTTCCTCAACCTTGGTGCTTCGAATTTTAGAAACAGAATGTGGAACATGTGTTTCTGAAGATGATAGTCAAAATTCTGATGCAAGATTTGACAACTTTCTTGGGATTAGTCAATTGACCAACTTTGTCAAGTTTCAAGGAGCATCGCTTGAGCTGCTTCAAATGAATGATGCTGATAATCAAACATGCAGTCCGTGCCAGTCAGAAAGAACATTTGACGAATTTTTTCCAAAGTGCCGTCCACCGGGTGCCACCACTCCAATATTGGTTGGGAAAAGAGGGGGATTTTCAGGGAATATAAAATTAAGCATACCTTGGAAGAATGGGTCTTTAGACATTCGTAAAGTAGATGCAGATGTTTCTATTGAACCTTTAGAATTAAGATTTCAGCCCAGCACAACTAAATGGAGTTTACTTGCTTgggaaaaatacaaaaatctgGTGAAAGACAAGACCAATCATAAGCCAGCAGATTCTGTTTATCTTGATTCAACATCTCACTGTATTTCACCAAGGTCTGTTTATTCGACAACAGATAAGGTGAGGCCAAGTTGTGGTAGTTTTCCGACTGAATCATCTTCTTTTACCCTGCAAGAATCAGTGGCTGAACCTCTGCTGCCTGGGTCACATCTTATATCAGATTGGGTACCCTTTTTCatccatcaaaataaaaaagatggtATTGAAGAACTTGATTTTGGCGCAAG TGTGGATCAGTTTTTTGAATGTTTTGATGGAATGAGAAGTTCCCAATCAGCATTAGGTAACAGTGGGATGTGGAACTGGACATGTTCTGTTTTCACTGCTATCACAGCTGCATCGAGCCTTGCTTCCGGATCTTTGCATGTTCCGCCTG AGCAGCAGCATGTTGAAACAAATCTTAAAGCAGCTTTAGCTGGGATTTCTGTTGTCTTTTCATTTCAAGATGAAAAGCAGACGCATTTTTGTGATAATAAGGGGGTTGATTCAGATGTTCTGTACCTAGGTGCAGAATGCCGAGACATCCTTCTTGTTACGCAG GTATGCCCCCAAGAGATAAGGTTCAAAGGAACAATGGAGTATATTGAGGTTGCTAATTACTCAAGTTACAAAGAAGATACCTCTGAGTTTGGCTTTCAAAGGTCTAATGCCAATATTAACAGCCATACTCTTTCGGTTCAACATCTTCAAGCTGATGTTCAAAGTGTTCTTCCACTGCTTCCCTCATCTTTTGAAGATACAGTTGTAGAGGTTCCATTTGGGTACAAGGATGTAGTCAGAACTACATTGCTTAAAACTTCAGGTGTTACTCACTGTCAGTTTACTGTGAGTTCTAGTACTTCAAATGGGAGTTTATGCAGGACATCATTTTCACTGAAACTGCcacattttgttttttgggtggACTTCTCTTTTCTAAATATGCTATTAGAACTGTCTAATGAAGTGGGAAAGCCTGTCAAAACGAACGGTAATCAGACTGAGTTCTCTTCTGAGTCCTCTAATAAGAAGCATGGATCATCTCATGGGGATCTTAGAAGATCTTCTAGTCGTGTTAAGACCTTGTCTTCAACAGAAACTCAGCGAGGTGATATATTGATTCCTAATGCAAGGATAATTCTCTGTTTTCATGACAAAGGTGGTAAAGATGTTAGAGGCTTCTCTTCCTGGGATCAGTTTATTGCTCTTGAGTTTTCTTCACCATCAAATTTTAACAAAGGTGTTCAAGACCGTGGCCCAACTTTAGATGCAAGGTCAGAGAAAATGTATTTTTCAACAGCCACACGTTCTTTACATTTGAATGTTGGTAATCTGGACATTTTTCTCGTCAGTCCTGCAAATAAGGATAATGCTGGGATCAGCTCTGGAAACATGCAGAGGCATACATTTgctgcaaaaaaaataatgtccGCCAGCAACAGTACGGGCCGTCTATCTGTTATTAGTATGCTTTGGCAGGAGGGTTATGTGACTGGCCCTTGGATAGCAAAGAAAGCCAAGTGCTTAGCTGGTTTTGAGGAATCAAGGAGCATTTCTAAATTTGTTGGTAAAGATCATGAATTTGCTTCAGTATCGACTGTTAAAGATCTGCAAGATTTGAATTCTCAAACTCAACAGGAGATTATCTTGAGCTCCGCGTTTTCCCTACATGTTTGTCTACCCTCTGTTTCAATAAATTTGGACTATTCTCAATATAGAGGTTTATATTGTCTATTAGATCAAATGTTAAATGACTTGAGCTCGGACTGTGATTCAGTCAATTTTAAGGAAGCATCTTCCGCATCCCAGACATCTATCCTTGTTAGCTGTGATTCTGTTGAAATTTTGATTAGCCTGGATGTGAAGGAGATTGTCAAAAGCTCAATACAGAGTGAACTTCCTGGGTCGTGGCATCAGCTGAAACTGAAAATTCAGAAGCTAGATATGCTGTCTGTCTCCAATATTGGAGGTATATCAGGTGCCAATTTTTTCTGGCTGGCCCATGGTGAAGGTAAATTGTGGGGTTCTATAACTGGTATTCCTGATCAGGAGTTTCTTCTGATTGCGTGCAGCAACTCAACAATGAAACGCGGTGATGGAGGGGGCTCTAATGCATTATCCTCCAGGCTAGCTGGTTCTGATATTGTACATTTGTGGGATCCCAAAAGTTTTCATGGTTCTACGTCTGTAACTGTCAGATGTGCCACAATTGTTGCATTAGGTGGTCGCTTGGATTGGGCAGATGCACTATGCTCTTTTTTCATTATTCCTTGTGAAAATGAAGCGGAAAAGTGTAACAAAAAGGATGAATTTAGTGCACCTCGCGGATCTTCCTTTGTTCTTAACTTGGTTGATATTGGATTAAGTTATGAGCCCTACCTCAAGAATGTGGTGGTCAGGAGTGAAGCTTCAGATTCTGAGCCCAGTTCTTCATATGTCAAGGAAGAGATGGGTAAGGAACATGTTTCTTGTCTTTTGGCTGCATCTTCCTTGAATCTTTCAAACTCAACCAGGTCAGGCTCAGTAGAAAATGATTACAGAATAAGAGTGCAAGATCTTGGGCTTCTCCTCCGTTTAATGTCAAAGCCTGAGGATGTTGGCGGCATTTATAGTGCAGTACATCTTCACAAGATTGGGTATGTTAAAGTTGCCAGGGAGGCACTGGTAGAAGCAACTTTGAGAACTAATTGTAATAGTGGCCTTCTCTGGGAGGTAGAATGTTCAAAATCTCACATCTATGTGGAAACTTGCCATGACACCATGTCCAGTCTGTTACGTTTAGCTGCCCAACTTCAACAGATATTTGCCCCTGACATGGAGGAATCAGTCATGCACTTGCAGACTAGATGGAATAAGGTACAGCAGGAACAAGAGAGCAGAGGTTTTCATGATGAAGCAAGGAACTGTGGTAGTGATCCTTTACGAGCAACTTCTCAATTGCACACTGCTGGTGCAGTTACAGAGAGTGAAACTCAGTTGGTTGGGTTAAtggatgagatatgtgatgatgCATTTCTCTTGGATAAGAATCAGACCTGCCATTCTGAGTCGCAAATTGGTATCTCATTTGATCAAGACCTTGGAGAGGCTCATTATTCCAGCATTGCAACTCCTGATATTCTTTCACTTGGTGCACCTTATGATGGGTCAGTGCCTGAAGCAGAGTTGGAAAGTAGTCAAACATCATTTCTACAAGAAGGTAATGTTCTGGAGTTAATAGAAGGGTATTGTTTATCTGATTTACGGCCTCTTTCGGAATTATCTGCCAACAGACAATCATCGAATGAGATTGTAAAATgcaaatccaagaatttcataAATGGAGATGTTGGAGGAGAAAGTAATGGATGGTATGGTACTTCCATTAGCATTTTAGAAAACCACATTCCTGAAGCATGTGAAAATAGTATGACACAATCTGCCGAAGACAATCTTCCTTTTATTGAAGGTATAAAGTGCAATGATTTTGGAAAAGCCATTGGACGTGTACTTCTTAAGAACATTGATGTTAGGTGGAGAATGCTTTCTGGGTCAGACTGGCATGATTCTAGATCAACTGGTCAGCGATCAGTGGATTTTAGCGGAAGGGATGCTACTGTATGTTTAGAGCTTGCACTATCCGGAATGGAGTTTCAGTATGACATTTTTCCTGTTGGTGGAATCTGTGTATCTAAGCTCTCTCTTTCAGTTCAAGATTTTTATCTATATGACAGGAGCAAAGAGGCTCCTTGGAAACTG GTACTCGGATATTATCATTCAAAGGACCGACCTCGAAAATCATCTTCGAAAGCATTCAAGCTGGACTTAGAATCTGTCAGACCAGATCCTTTAACTCCTCTTGAAGAGTATCG GTTACGCGTTGCACTCCTTCCCATGCTATTGCATCTTCATCAGTCCCAACTTGATTTTCTCATTAACTTCTTTGCGGCAAAGAGCTCTTCAACTGATCATTCTCCGGGTGGTCATCAAGATGCTGATGGTTCAAAAGTCTTGCCAGTAAAAAGTAATGATCTTGCAGGGCATACCATTGAAGAGGAGGCATTTCTTCCTTATTTTCAG AAGTTCGATATATGGCCTATTCTAGTTCGGGTTGACTACAGTCCCAGCCGTGTTGATCTGGCAGCATTAAGAGGCGGGAAGTATGTAGAACTTGTAAATCTTGTTCCATGGAAG GGCGTTGAGCTACAGCTTAAGCATGTTCATGCTGTTGGTATCTATGGATGGGGCAGTGTATGTGAGACAATTATAGGAGAGTGGCTAGAAGAGATTTCTCAAAATCAG ATTCATAAAATATTGAGAGGTCTTCCAACAATTCGGTCGTTGGTAGCAGTTAGTGCTGGTGCAAGGAAGTTGGTTTCTTTGCCAATTGAGAGTTACAGGAAGGACAAAAAACTACTTAAGGGAATGCAAAGAG GTACAATTGCATTTCTTAGAAGTATTTCTCTTGAAGCTGTTGGACTTGGAGTACATTTGGCCGCCGGGGCATATGATATTTTGCTCCAAGCGGAATATTTACTTACAGGCATTCCTTCTGTGCCATGGTCTGTACCACATAAAATGAAAACCAACGTTCGATCTAATCAACCTATAGATGCTCAACAAGGAATTCATCAG GCTTATGAAAGCCTTAGTGATGGCCTGGGGAAATCTGCTTCTGCCCTGATACGGACTCCTTTGAAAAAATACCAGCGTGGAGCTGGTGCAGGACCAGCTTTGGCAACTGCTGCTCGGGCAGTTCCTGCAGCTGCTATAACTCCGGCTTCTGCTTGTGCTAGTGCTGTGCACTGCGCTCTTCTTGGCTTCAGAAATAG CCTTGATCCTGAGCGTAAGAAAGAGTCCATTGAGAAATATCTGGGCCCCCCTCAACCATGGGAACAAAACTAA
- the LOC126623999 gene encoding uncharacterized protein LOC126623999, with translation MSQSLSLASTGLYKFGLSPQTRVSTGKYRVSTLRSSPGFFRVRAVQEGGGSRRLVDIIRTVPELSRNYFRSPSRRALFGGISLLGGFYVAQTISLSFGALGVNDVIAAVVCVLLTEYVTKFYYSRPKVTFPIALLNNFKMGFTYGLFIDAFKLAS, from the coding sequence ATGTCACAGTCTTTGAGTTTGGCCTCTACAGGCCTTTACAAATTTGGATTGAGCCCTCAAACCAGAGTTTCTACCGGGAAATACAGAGTCTCTACTTTGAGATCCTCACCTGGGTTTTTTCGTGTCCGAGCTGTTCAAGAGGGTGGAGGGTCTCGAAGACTAGTTGATATCATCAGAACTGTGCCAGAACTCTCGAGGAACTATTTTAGAAGTCCATCACGCAGGGCTCTCTTTGGTGGAATCTCTTTGTTGGGTGGCTTTTATGTGGCACAAACGATATCTTTGTCATTTGGAGCTTTAGGAGTCAACGATGTTATTGCTGCAGTCGTGTGTGTTCTCTTGACAGAGTATGTGACAAAATTTTATTACAGCCGACCAAAAGTAACATTCCCCATCGCTCTTCTCAACAATTTCAAAATGGGATTCACTTATGGTCTGTTCATCGATGCGTTTAAGCTAGCCAGTTAA